ATAGATTTGATATCCCAATTTTAGCAGAAGAAATGCTTCGTGCAGGAATATCTTTCGATATTAAAAAACACAAAACTATAGACGTGCAAGTTATATTCCATAAAATGGAACCTAGAACACTTTCTGCCGCTTATAAATATTATTGCAGAAAAGTCCTTATGAAAGCTCATAGTTCAAAAGCAGATGCATTTGCTACATATGAAATATTACTGTCACAATTGGAAAAATATGAAAATTTAAAAAAAGATGTTAAAAGTCTAAATCAATTTTCTCATCAAAAAAATATAGCAGATCTTGCTGGATTCGTCAAAATAGATGAAGAAGGAAACGAAATATTTAATTTTGGAAAATATAAAGGAGAAAAGGTTTTTGAAATTTTTGAAAAAGATCCCAATTATTATGGATGGATACAAAATTCAGATTTCCCCTTATACACAAAGAAAATATTAACAGGAATTAAATTAAGAAGATTCAATAAATCTTAAAAAATTATGACCTAACAAGATCTTCTAATTTCTTTGAGATAAAAGCAGTGAGATTTTTTCCGTGAAGCAAATTTTTGGACAAAAGAGTTAAATTCAAAGCTTCTTGAATCATTTCTTTTCTTTTTTCTTCA
This sequence is a window from Blattabacterium cuenoti. Protein-coding genes within it:
- a CDS encoding 3'-5' exonuclease: MKLKLHRPICFFDIEATGINIGKDRIIEISILKIFPNRNQEDKTWLVDPVIPIPPQSTAIHGIKDEDVAGKLRFKDVAFSIFKMIENTDLAGYNSNRFDIPILAEEMLRAGISFDIKKHKTIDVQVIFHKMEPRTLSAAYKYYCRKVLMKAHSSKADAFATYEILLSQLEKYENLKKDVKSLNQFSHQKNIADLAGFVKIDEEGNEIFNFGKYKGEKVFEIFEKDPNYYGWIQNSDFPLYTKKILTGIKLRRFNKS